DNA from Marinagarivorans cellulosilyticus:
GCTTCTAAGCGTTCTTATTTAGTGGCAATGTTGTATTTTGATGTTGGCGCTTATTATTTACACCAATTGCAAGGTGGCATGTTAGATCACTTTTCTATGCGCAATTATTCTTTACTGATGCAACCTTGCGAGGGTTCTCCTGAACAAATATTGGCGTTGGTAGAGCATAAAGCGCGTTATATGAACATTGATGGTTTTGTGCTGGTTCCGCCATTGGTATGTATGTCACCACTAACGTCGTTGTTAAAGCGGTTGGGTAAGCCTTATATTCGCATTACGCCGCGCGAAGAATACGACGGCTTTTCTGAGGTTTTGTGTGACGACGAGCAAGCGTCGTATGAACTCACAACGCATTTAATACAGCAAGGCCATAAAACGATTGCCTTTGTTCGCGGCAACCCCGAGTGCCTTTCGACAATCACGCGCTATGAAGGGTATAAGCGAGCGTTGCTCAGTCACGGTTTACCTGTTGATGAACAATATGTGGTTGCAGGAACTTATGAATTTAGTTCTGGGGTGGTTGCTGCTAAAACGTTATTGCAGCGCCCAGTTAGACCGACAGCAATTTTTTGCAGTAATGACGATATGGCTGCGGGGGTATTGTCTGTTGCTCACGAACTTAATATTGCCGTGCCTCAAGCGCTTGCTGTTGCCGGTTATGATGACTCGCCTTTAGCAAAACAATCGTGGCCTGGGTTAACATCCGTAAAACAACCCAATCGTCGTATGGCGGAAATTGCCGCGAATAAGCTCATTGATAAAATCGAAAAAATAGATAACACCGATTACCCTCAAAATATCGCATGCGAGGTTATTTATCGCAATTCAACCGAGGGCTGGCAAGCTAAACTAGAGGCGGTGGCCGGCTCGAAAACAGAAGAAGGGGTTTAAAGCAGGTCCAAATTTTACACAACGGGTGTCGCGTCGAATTTGAAATGATTCTTGGCAATATTAAGCTGAATTAATTTGGGTTGTTTCTTCATGTCTGCACACGCTTTTTTTACTGATTGGCGGGTGCTTTCGTCACAATCGATGCCAAGATAAACTGCGCGAATACTGCCTGGGGTTAGCATCCTTTCGTCTCGGTTGGGATGGTCTGTTTTTCTGAAGCTTCCGTTCCTTGGCACAAGCGCTCGCCATTCGCGCTCTTCCGATAAAAAGCTGGGTTTTGATAATAAGTTTTTTGGGAACCGCTGGTTTGGGTTTACCGCTAAGTTATACAGCAGTTGGTTAATTTGCTCTTTTAGGGTTGTGAGCTGTGGGCGCTCGTTTGTATAAATAACGGGTTGAACCTGCTCTAACCCGTTGTCGGTATCTGGTGCAATACCAATTGCGATGCCGCGATGGTTATCGGCAAACTTTTCCCACGCTTGCGGCAGGTCGCTTGAGGCACAAAAGCAGCAAGTGCGCACAGATTCAACAAACATCTGCCATTTTTGTAAAGACGCGTGTAGCTGCTCTTCTTTTTGTGCAACCATTCGGCTCAGTAAATCTTTGAGTACGGATTCAGCTTCCTGCGGGGAGTTAAAACGCTCTTCATCGCGCCACCGGTTAATGGCAGTCATCAATGGTGTATCCCCCTGAGGCCTATCATCATTAAAGATAAGCGTCGTCGAAAGCTTAACGGTTGCTTCAAGAAGTTCTTGGCTACTGAAGGGGATAGCGCATTTGCCATTCATCTCAAAGGGCGATGAATATAAATTAGGGCTACTCCATAGCAGGCTTTGTGAGCGAAGTATGGCGAGGCCTGCGTCAGCGCTGACGTATTTAATAAGTTGTTTGGGGCGCTCGGCGGTCACTGTCAGTCTCGTTATTAGTGCGTCAATGTGTTGGTGTCCATCTTAAGGGTAGTTGCTGTTGCGCAATCGTGTTTGCTTTTTGCTGCTTTCTTGTGAAAACAGCCGTTACTTAATACGCCTGCTCGTTGATTGTGTCGTTAGCGTCAGCGTTTGGGGCGAGTCTATAAGTAATTCTTGGCTGTAACCAGGTCGAGGCTGCGCTCGAAATTCTATGTTTCCACTTGCGCTAGACAATGCCGCAGCTAAAATACGCCGAGTTTGCGCTCAGCATCTTCGCTATTACTGTTCTATTAAGGGGTTTGCCATGCAGTTTTTAGGTTCTCATGTTTTATCGGTTGATCAGTTTGAGCGGTGCGATATTGAGCATGTTTTTGGTGTTGCCGATTCTATGGTGCCCTATGCTTCGCGGGCCAAGGTAACGCGAGTGCTTGAAGGCGCTATTTTGGGCAACATGTTTTTTGAGCCGAGTACCCGTACGCGGGTAAGCTTTGGTTGCGCCTTTAACTTGCTGGGCGGCAATGTGCGCGAGACTACAGGGTTTCAAAGCTCGGCCATTGCAAAAGGGGAGTCGTTGTACGATACCGCGCGGGTGCTGTCTGGTTACAGTGATGTGATTTGTATGCGCCATCCAGAGCCTGGCTCGGTGGCTGAGTTTGCCGAAGCGAGTCGCGTGCCGGTGATTAATGGCGGTGACGGCGCTAACGAGCATCCAAGTCAAGCATTGTTGGATCTATACACCATTCGCAAAGAGCTGGAAGATAAGGGGCGTTCGCTCGATAGCTTGCGTATTGCCATGATTGGCGATTTGAAGCATGGCCGAACGGTGCACTCATTGTGCCGCATGTTAGCTTTATTTAAAGGTGTTCAGGTTGTGCTGGTATCGCCGGATGAACTCGCAATGCCAGAAAAATACGTAGAGCATCTGCGCCAAGCTGGCCACCGAGTGACCATTTCATCTGACTTATCCGACGGCATTCGCGATGTGGATATTGTTTATTCAACGCGTATTCAAGAAGAGCGCTTCAGTAGCAAAGCCGAAGCCGATATGTACCGTGGGCGCTTTCGTTTAAATCAGGCCATTTACACTCAGTATTGCGAACCTAATACCGTCATTATGCATCCATTGCCGCGGGATTCACGCGCCGATGCTAATGAATTAGATAATGACCTGAATCAAAACCCTAATTTAGCGATTTTTAGGCAAGCCGATAATGGCGTGCTGGTTAGGATGGCATTGTTTGCACTGATTCTCGGCGTCGAAAACGATGTTGAAAAGCATGCGAAGCCTGTGGGTTGGTATCATCGGCGCTCATTGCTATAAGGCCTTGTATTAAGCGGCTTATAGTTCAATTGACGCAGAGCCAGAGTGGTAAAGTACGCCCTTTTTAA
Protein-coding regions in this window:
- a CDS encoding LacI family DNA-binding transcriptional regulator produces the protein MTEFESAKATINDVASHAGVSKKTVSRVINNELNVRPETRERVQKAMAELNYYPNLSARSLASKRSYLVAMLYFDVGAYYLHQLQGGMLDHFSMRNYSLLMQPCEGSPEQILALVEHKARYMNIDGFVLVPPLVCMSPLTSLLKRLGKPYIRITPREEYDGFSEVLCDDEQASYELTTHLIQQGHKTIAFVRGNPECLSTITRYEGYKRALLSHGLPVDEQYVVAGTYEFSSGVVAAKTLLQRPVRPTAIFCSNDDMAAGVLSVAHELNIAVPQALAVAGYDDSPLAKQSWPGLTSVKQPNRRMAEIAANKLIDKIEKIDNTDYPQNIACEVIYRNSTEGWQAKLEAVAGSKTEEGV
- a CDS encoding DUF2971 domain-containing protein is translated as MTAERPKQLIKYVSADAGLAILRSQSLLWSSPNLYSSPFEMNGKCAIPFSSQELLEATVKLSTTLIFNDDRPQGDTPLMTAINRWRDEERFNSPQEAESVLKDLLSRMVAQKEEQLHASLQKWQMFVESVRTCCFCASSDLPQAWEKFADNHRGIAIGIAPDTDNGLEQVQPVIYTNERPQLTTLKEQINQLLYNLAVNPNQRFPKNLLSKPSFLSEEREWRALVPRNGSFRKTDHPNRDERMLTPGSIRAVYLGIDCDESTRQSVKKACADMKKQPKLIQLNIAKNHFKFDATPVV
- a CDS encoding aspartate carbamoyltransferase, with the translated sequence MQFLGSHVLSVDQFERCDIEHVFGVADSMVPYASRAKVTRVLEGAILGNMFFEPSTRTRVSFGCAFNLLGGNVRETTGFQSSAIAKGESLYDTARVLSGYSDVICMRHPEPGSVAEFAEASRVPVINGGDGANEHPSQALLDLYTIRKELEDKGRSLDSLRIAMIGDLKHGRTVHSLCRMLALFKGVQVVLVSPDELAMPEKYVEHLRQAGHRVTISSDLSDGIRDVDIVYSTRIQEERFSSKAEADMYRGRFRLNQAIYTQYCEPNTVIMHPLPRDSRADANELDNDLNQNPNLAIFRQADNGVLVRMALFALILGVENDVEKHAKPVGWYHRRSLL